A window of [Ruminococcus] lactaris ATCC 29176 genomic DNA:
CTAAGTAATTATTCACCAGCCGGAATACCTCTTTCAGCTCTTCAGGCTCTGTAATATAATTTACCGAATCACAGACACTCACTGCCGCACGCACTGTACCGTACAATTCAAATTCCCGCATATCCTGCAACAGATACAGAATATCCTGCCCTGACTGTACTCTTTTTTCCATGGCAAGCTCCAGCATATCCTCTGAATTGTCCACTCCGATCATATCATATCCGAATGCTGCCAGCCGCTCTGTCATCGCACCTGTCCCACATCCCAGATCCAATACGATCCCTTCTTCAATTCCATGCTCCAGAAGCAGACCATGGAGATAGCTGCTCCACTCTTCATAAGGTACATTGTCCATGAAAATATCATAGACTGCTGCAAACCCCGTATATGCTTCCATCCGATGTAACCTCCATTTCTCTGTAAAAATGACATACTTCTTTTTATTTTATCACATATTTCGTGTAATATCTATTCTCAAAATCAAGTCTTTACGAAGTTGCTGCCAGGTCTTTCTGACCCGTTTTCTACGATTTCATCCATATTTGGACATTATTTCCTTGACATTTTAATCTTTTTCGCTTTCTTTTATCACTTTATCATGATATAATAGTGAAGCTATGCTAATCATTAGCA
This region includes:
- a CDS encoding class I SAM-dependent DNA methyltransferase, giving the protein MEAYTGFAAVYDIFMDNVPYEEWSSYLHGLLLEHGIEEGIVLDLGCGTGAMTERLAAFGYDMIGVDNSEDMLELAMEKRVQSGQDILYLLQDMREFELYGTVRAAVSVCDSVNYITEPEELKEVFRLVNNYLDPEGVFIFDFNTVYKYKEVMGDTVIAEDRGECSFIWDNYYYDEEKINEYDLTLFIREEGKEKNLYRKYQETHYQRGYTLDEMKELIQGSGLIFETAYDAFTHEAPTEKSERIYIIAREYGKLQK